In the Cylindrospermopsis raciborskii Cr2010 genome, TGTCTCAATACCTAGGGATTTCGCTACCGGTATAGCCCGTTCATCCACCATGGGGGAAATCACAATTTTACGGTCAACCACTCTATTTTGACTTTTAGCGTAGAATTCCGCCTTGCGACCAAAAACGTACATACCAGCTTTGTCAATGGAAGATTTAAGTTCACAGACAATAGTCAGTCCATTTTTGATAATTATATCCAATTCCACCTGCTCTGGGCGTCCAAATACTTCCCCCTCCTGGTCATAAAGGGTAAGATTGAGCACCTCCACCCCGAAGGACTGACCTAAAATAGCTTTCAGTCCATTACGGAAACTAGCTTCAGAATAGAGACCCCAGCGGGAACCAATAGCACCAATGGCGCTTTCATAACGACGGTTAGCCTTCTGGATTTCCTCTAGAGTAGCACTATTCTGAGCTTCGATTCTGTCAAGACGTTGAGTATTTTCCTCCCATTTGCGATTTTGCTCATCCCATTTACGATTTTGCTCATCCCACTTCTGAGCTTGCTCAGCTTGAAAAGCATCGAATTTGCGATTTTGCTCATCCCACTTCTGAGCTTGCTCAGCTTGAAAAGCATCGAATTTACGATTTTGCTCATCCCACTTACGAGCTTGCTCCTCCCTGTCTCGCTGTAACTCATTCAAAACTCGGTCAAATTTTTCGTCGAACTCAGTCCGGGGGGTGTAATATTCTGACACCGTGCGCAAGACGAAATCCCGTACCCCCGGTTCTTCGGCAATCGCCCTGGGCAATTCTTTTTGGATTAATGCTTTAATTTCAGCCTCTATCATAGGTTTTGGGTATAGATGTTGAAATGCTCCCCTCAAATGGTAGGGATTCTGGTAACTAGTTTTTAGCTACTTACCCATATTATAACCTCTAATTTTAGGATCTTTGTAAACTCTACTAAGTAAAGATGCACAATTGCAGGATGGGTTAGCGGTAGGGTAACCCATGGGGGTGTTGGGTTCATACTTCAACCCAACCTAGCTTCATTTTATATTTAATTCCACTCACACACTTAATTCCTTAACAGAGTAGAGTGTGATTATAAGCTATGATACCACCATGTCAGCGTAACTATATGTCTCAATACCTAGGGATTTCGCTACCGGTATAGCCCGTTCATCCACCATGGGGGAAATCACAATTTTACGGTCAACCACTCTATTTTGATTTTTAGCGTAGAATTCCGCCTTGCGACCAAAAACGTACATACCAGCTTTGTCAATGGAAGATTTAAGTTCACAGACAATAGTCAGTCCATTTTTGATAATTATATCCAATTCCACCTGCTCTGGGCGTCCAAATACTTCCCCCTCCTGGTCATAAAGGGTAAGATTGAGCACCTCCACCCCGAAGGACTGACCTAAAATAGCTTTCAGTCCATTACGGAAACTAGCTTCAGAATAGAGACCCCAGCGGGAACCAATAGCACCAATGGCGCTTTCATAACGACGGTTAGCCTTCTGGATTTCCTCTAGAGTAGCACTATTCTGAGCTTCGATTCTGTCAAGACGTTGAGTATTTTCCTCCCATTTGCGATTTTGCTCATCCCACTTCTGAGCTTGCTCAGCTTGAAAAGCATCGAATTTACGATTTTGCTCATCCCACTTACGAGCTTGCTCCTCCCTGTCTCGCTGTAACTCATTCAAAACTCGGTCAAATTTTTCGTCGAACTCAGTCCGGGGGGTGTAATATTCTGACACCGTGCGCAAGACGAAATCCCGTACCCCCGGTTCTTCGGCAATCGCCCTGGGCAATTCTTTTTGGATTAATGCTTTAATTTCAGCCTCTATCATAGGTTTTGGGTATAGATGTTGAAATGCTCCCCTCAAATGGTAGGGATTCTGGTAACTAGTTTTCACCTACTTACCCATATTATAACCTCTAATTTTAGGATCTTTGTAAACTCTACTAAGTAAAGATGCACAATTGCAGGATGGGTTAGCGGTAGGTTAACCCATGGGGGTGTTGGGTTCATACTTCAACCCAACCTAGCTTCATTTTATATTTAATTCCACTCACACACTTAATTCCTTAACAGAGTAGAGTGTGATTATAAGCTATGATACCACCATGTCAGCGTAACTATATGTCTCAATACCTAGGGATTTCGCTACCGGTATAGCCCGTTCATCCACCATGGGGGAAATCACAATTTTACGGTCAACCACTCTATTTTGATTTTTAGCGTAGAATTCCGCCTTGCGACCAAAAACGTACATACCAGCTTTGTCAATGGAAGATTTAAGTTCACAGACAATAGTCAGTCCATTTTTGATAATTATATCCAATTCCACCTGCTCTGGGCGTCCAAATACTTCCCCCTCCTGGTCATAAAGGGTAAGATTGAGCACCTCCACCCCGAAGGACTGACCTAAAATAGCTTTCAGTCCATTACGGAAACTAGCTTCAGAATAGAGACCCCAGCGGGAACCAATAGCACCAATGGCGCTTTCATAACGACGGTTAGCCTTCTGGATTTCCTCTAGAGTAGCACTATTCTGAGCTTCGATTCTGTCAAGACGTTGAGTATTTTCCTCCCATTTGCGATTTTGCTCATCCCACTTCTGAGCTTGCTCAGCTTGAAAAGCATCGAATTTGCGATTTTGCTCATCCCACTTCTGAGCTTGCTCAGCTTGAAAAGCATCGAATTTGCGATTTTGCTCATCCCACTTACGAGCTTGCTCAGCTTGAAAAGCATCGAATTTGTGATTTTGCTCATCCCACTTCTGAGCTTGCTCAGCCTGAAAAGCATCGAATTTACGATTTTGCTCATCCCACTTACGAGCTTGCTCCTCCCTGTCTCGCTGTAACTCATTCAAAACTCGGTCAAATTTTTCGTCGAACTCAGTCCGGGGGGTGTAATATTCTGACACCGTGCGCAAGACGAAATCCCGTACCCCCGGTTCTTCGGCAATCGCCCTGGGCAATTCTTTTTGGATTAATGCTTTAATTTCAGCCTCTATCATAGGTTTTGGGTATAGATGTTGAAATGCTCCCCTCAAATGGTAGGGATTCTGGTAACTAGTTTTCACCTACTTACCCATATTATAACCTCTAATTTTAGGATCTTTGTAAACTCTACTAAGTAAAGATGCACAATTGCAGGATGGGTTAGCGGTAGGTTAACCCATGGGGGTGTTGGGTTCATACTTCAACCCAACCTAGCTTCATTTTATATTTAATTCCACTCACACACTTAATTCCTTAACAGAGTAGAGTGTGATTATAAGCTATGATACCACCATGTCAGCGTAACTATATGTCTCAATACCTAGGGATTTCGCTACCGGTATAGCCCGTTCATCCACCATGGGGGAAATCACAATTTTACGGTCAACCACTCTATTTTGACTTTTAGCGTAGAATTCCGCCTTGCGACCAAAAACGTACATACCAGCTTTGTCAATGGAAGATTTAAGTTCACAGACAATAGTCAGTCCATTTTTGATAATTATATCCAATTCCACCTGCTCTGGGCGTCCAAATACTTCCCCCTCCTGGTCATAAAGGGTAAGATTGAGCACCTCCACCCCGAAGGACTGACCTAAAATAGCTTTCAGTCCATTACGGAAACTAGCTTCAGAATAGAGACCCCAGCGGGAACCAATAGCACCAATGGCGCTTTCATAACGACGGTTAGCCTTCTGGATTTCCTCTAGAGTAGCACTATTCTGAGCTTCGATTCTGTCAAGACGTTGAGTATTTTCCTCCCATTTGCGATTTTGCTCATCCCATTTACGATTTTGCTCATCCCATTTACGATTTTGCTCATCCCACTTCTGAGCTTGCTCAGCCTGAAAAGCATCGAATTTACGATTTTGCTCATCCCACTTACGAGCTTGCTCCTCCCTGTCTCGCTGTAACTCATTCAAAACTCGGTCAAATTTTTCGTCGAACTCAGTCCGGGGGGTGTAATATTCTGACACCGTGCGCAAGACGAAATCCCGTACCCCCGGTTCTTCGGCAATCGCCCTGGGCAATTCTTTTTGGATTAATGCTTTAATTTCAGCCTCTATCATAGGTTTTGGGTATAGATGTTGAAATGCTCCCCTCAAATGGTAGGGATTCTGGTAACTAGTTTTCACCTACTTACCCATATTATAACCTCTAATTTTAGGATCTTTGTAAACTCTACTAAGTAAAGATGCACAATTGCAGGATGGGTTAGCGGTAGGTTAACCCATGGGGGTGTTGGGTTCATACTTCAACCCAACCTAGCTTCATTTTATATTTAATTCCACTCACACACTTAATTCCTTAACAGAGTAGAGTGTGATTATAAGCTATGATACCACCATGTCAGCGTAACTATATGTCTCAATACCTAGGGATTTCGCTACCGGTATAGCCCGTTCATCCACCATGGGGGAAATCACAATTTTACGGTCAACCACTCTATTTTGATTTTTAGCGTAGAATTCCGCCTTGCGACCAAAAACGTACATACCAGCTTTGTCAATGGAAGATTTAAGTTCACAGACAATAGTCAGTCCATTTTTGATAATTATATCCAATTCCACCTGCTCTGGGCGTCCAAATACTTCCCCCTCCTGGTCATAAAGGGTAAGATTGAGCACCTCCACCCCGAAGGACTGACCTAAAATAGCTTTCAGTCCATTACGGAAACTAGCTTCAGAATAGAGACCCCAGCGGGAACCAATAGCACCAATGGCGCTTTCATAACGACGGTTAGCCTTCTGGATTTCCTCTAGAGTAGCACTATTCTGAGCTTCGATTCTGTCAAGACGTTGAGTATTTTCCTCCCATTTGCGATTTTGCTCATCCCATTTACGATTTTGCTCATCCCATTTACGATTTTGCTCATCCCACTTCTGAGCTTGCTCAGCTTGAAAAGCATCGAATTTGCGATTTTGCTCATCCCATTTACGATTTTGCTCAGCTTGAAAAGCATCGAATTTACGATTTTGCTCATCCCACTTACGAGCTTGCTCCTCCCTGTCTCGCTGTAACTCATTCAAAACTCGGTCAAATTTTTCGTCGAACTCAGTCCGGGGGGTGTAATATTCTGACACCGTGCGCAAGACGAAATCCCGTACCCCCGGTTCTTCGGCAATCGCCCTGGGCAATTCTTTTTGGATTAATGCTTTAATTTCAGCCTCTATCATAGGTTTTGGGTATAGATGTTGAAATGCTCCCCTCAAATGGTAGGGATTCTGGTAACTAGTTTTTAGCTACTTACCCATATTATAACCTCTAATTTTAGGATCTTTGTAAACTCTACTAAGTAAAGATGCACAATTGCAGGATGGGTTAGCGGTAGGTTAACCCATGGGGGTGTTCGGTTCATATTAAACTTAACCTAGCTTCATTTTATATTTAATTAAACTCACACACTTAATTCCTTAACAGAGTAGAGTGTGATTATAATCTATGATACCACTATATGAGCGTAACTATATGTCTCAATGCCTAGGGATTTCGCTACCGGTATAGCTCGTTCGTCCACCATGGGGGAAATCACAATTTTACGGTCAACCACTCTATTACGATTTTGCTCAGCTTGAAAAGCATCGAGTTTGCGATTTTTCTCATCCCATTTACGAGCTTGCTCTTCCCTATCTCGCTGTAACTCATTCAAAACTCGGTCAAATTTTTCGTCGAACTCAGTAATGTGCAATAGCTAGGTATAGAAAAGGTAAGCGATGCGATCGCCACTTAGGAAGCTAAATCTGCTACAATTAATAAAGCTCAAAAGAATTTTACGGACAAATATTTCTTATGCTGCTGCGACCAGAACAACGTCTAAAAATAGACGATACCGATGACAACCTATTTTACGACTACCCACGATTGGTAACTCATGTTGATGATGGATTCATTCAGCAGCTAACCGACATATACCGTCAATACCTGCAACCTAAAACCCGCATTTTTGATATGATGAGTAGCTGGGTGTCTCATTTACCACCAGAGGTAGATTTTGACCATGTGGAAGGGCACGGACTAAACGCTGAGGAACTAGCACGCAATCCTCGCTTAAAACATTATTTCGTCCAAAATATTAACGCCCAACCCCAACTACCACTAGCGAATGAGGATTTTCACGCTGTGATCAATTGCGTGTCTGTACAGTACATCCAATATCCAGAAGCTATATTTTCAGAAATCCATCGTATTCTCAAACCTGGTGGTGTGGCGATTATTAGTTTTTCCAATCGGATGTTCTATCAGAAGGCAATTCAAATCTGGCGTGATGGCACAGAATCATCTAGAGTGGAGTTAGTCAAACGTTATTTTGCCTCCGTGTCCGGTTTTACCACCCCCAAGGTGATTGCTACTAGATCACAAGCTCCTCATTTAATACAAAAATGGTTGGGTTTACCTGGAGGAGACCCATTTTACGCGGTGATAGCTCATCGAGCCTCCAAGTAAAAATACTTAAAATTAAGTAGTATTTCTTAGAAAAGAATAGAAAAATAATAAGGAAATAATAAATTTTTCCTTACAAATGATCACCCTGCATTAAATTGGTAATTGCTTCAACAAAAACCACAATAAATTACAATAATTCCAGGAGAATCAACATGAATTTATCCCGTGGACGCAGGATATTGGCCAGCTTGCTACTGTGCATTTTACTGTTGACAACAGCTTGCGCAGCCAAAGCACCTAGTCGTTTTGATGCGGTACAACAAGAAAGTACAAAGCAAAAAAGTGGTCAAGCAGTTTCTAAAAACGCCACCCAGGGTAGTAAATTAAATGCTTTCTTTCCTAAAAGTGAAGATGGCTACAGTCGAGTTTATACCCAGGAGAAAAAGGGGTTCTCGGAGGCTAATTTGAAAAAAGATGGTAAAGTGATAGCACAGTTAGCCATTTCTGACACCACTAGCACTCCTGGAACGGCGTCAAAATATGCCAATAGCACCAAAACAATAGATGGTTATCCAGCAGTGGAACTGGGTAAAACCCAAACCTCTGTTTTGGTAGGTAAGTACCAAGTAAAAGTGATTTCTAAAGACCCATTATTTAACGCCAGTGAGAGAGAAGATTGGATTGAAAAATTTGATCTTGATGGTTTATCCAAGTTGAAATAACCTTTCAACTAAAGTCAAATTACCCCCCTCCCTCAACAACCTAAAATAGCACAGTAGCAAAACAAATACTACCATACCAGAGATAAATCAGGAGATTATTGTGAGCAAGCCAATTTTTGAACTAGTTGATGAGTTACCTACCAGTGGTTTAACTGTTTCTTTGTTGAACGCTTTGGACTTTGTTGCTCCTGGTGAATGGCAAAATACAGTGGGGTTTGTCAATACAATTAAAACTGTTACTGGTGAAACTGACGAAGATTTAATTCAAGCCATTGGTGAACGGGCGGTTTACCTTTTTAATGATAAATCTCAAGGTTATCAAACTGCCTTATGGTTGTATCAAACCGTAGATGGCACTGATAAAGCTTTGGGTGCAGCAGCTTTGGCAAATAAGGTTGGTGAAACCATACCCCTACTTGGTTTCTTAAACTCTATCACCCCCAAACCCGATAAAGCCCAAACTATTGACCTCACCTTAAAAATTGTGGTAGAATTAGTGGCTTTTTGTCAAATTAATGGCATTCCCGGTGATAGTATTGGCGATTTTGTAGCCGCTTTGGGGGAATATGCTGGTGAATCACTAATTAGGATGGTAGCATTAATCTGTGTGGATGGTATTCTCCCCCTCGGTCCTGATTTTGTGCAAAAATCATTGGCCTTCCTCAGTAGTATGAATCCCCAGGAATTGGACCAAAATTCTACTTTTAAAAGCATCAAGGATGCAATCCCCGGAAATGGTATCGGGGGAAAAATAGACTTTATTGGTCAAAGTCTGGACTCTGTTCAGGGTTGGATGAATGGAATAGTTTCTGCTAATGCCTTAACTGCTCAAAAAGTCCTGAATAACATCAGTGGTTTTCTTGATTTTGCTGATGATAAATTAGACTATGTAGCAGCCTTTTTAGATGTGTCCACCAACTATTATGAACACACGGGAACTCAAACTCTAGCTCGTCGCTTGATTGAACGGGCTGTAGCTGAAATATAAGCCCCATTAGTCCACAATCATCTCCTATAACCCTAACCATCCGGTCACAGCCAGAATGACTAGCAAGCATTCTGGCTAAGGCTGTACAAGCTAAAATGGTATCTCGTCCGGATTAGGTGTTGGCTGAATCACTGGTTGAGGACTTACCACTTGAGCTACAGGTTGAGGACTGGGATCCAAGGTGGTTACTGAAGGTGCTGTTTCTGTTGGGGTGGGAGTGGGTCTACTTGCTTGATAGTTGGGGGTCTCTTGGGAAGGTTGTGCAGCTGATTGACTAGTTCCCGTATTTTTGGTGACAGGGTGAATTTTTTGCACTGTCAACTCAGCGCGTTTTTCTTTAAACCCTTCAGGACGATCAAAGGTGTTCATTCCCAGACGTCCCTCTAAAATCACCCGGTCACCTGCATGATAATTCTGATGAATATCCTTGGCTAAATTCCCCCAACCTACTACTTTTAAGGGATGGGTAGGGTCATCAGTACGTAATCCTGGTACATGAACTATCATCTCTGTGACTTCTAACCCCTCTGTTGTGTGTCTCAATTGAGGTTCATCATAAATCTCTACCATTAAGATACAATTGTTCATAGTCTATCCTCACTAAATCTTTGACCAAGTAGAAATCTCAAGAACCTAGTCTCCAGTAATGGAAAGTTCACCTACCCAAATTCTGGGACAAACTCCCCCCGGTGTTAATTCTGGTTCTTTCTCTATGTAAACAATAGATTTCAATAGTTCCAGAAAATCCCCCGCCACGGTTGCTGAATCAATGCTGATTTTTTCGCCCTTGTTCACTAACCAACCATCAAAAGGTAAGGAAAAAGAACCTTGTAAAGCTTTAACACCCGCATGAAGAGCCTGTAAATCATCAATTAGTATCACATTTTCTGCTGTTTGTAAACTGAATTCTTTTTCAGTTGTATTAGCAGCAAACACATGATAAAAATTAGGACTCACAGTTACTTTGGCACCAATGCTGGCATTACCTGTAGGTTGAGCATTGAGTCTTTTGGCAGTTCCTGCACTGTGTAAAAAACTGGTTAAAATTCCCTTTTCTATTAGCTTTATTTGACGGGTAGGTGTACCCTCTCCATCAAAGGTTTCTGCTCCTACATTAGCTGGATGCAAGGCGTCATCATAAACTGAAAGTAAAGGAGAGGCAATTTGCTTCCCTAGGTCATCTACCTGGGATAAACTTTGATTATCTAGAATATTTTGGGCATTAAATAAATTAGAGAACGCACCCAATAAACTCAAAAAAGCTTCAGGAGAAAAAACTACCTGATATCTACCAGTTTTAACTTTTTGGTAATCCAAATGACTGATAGTTTTATCTGCTGCTTCTTTGATGCAACCTGCAATATCTAAATTGCCTAAATTTTCTTTTACCCGATAAGCACCAGCACTGCGAGGTTTTTTCCCTTCTTGTTCTGTTTTACTGTACAAATAAATTGAGGCTAAAGAGTGAGACTCTTTTCTTAGTGCACCATTACTATTGAGATAGAACCGCTCTATGTCTCGTTGAGATAAGCCATTATAAGGTACACCATTAATTGCAGGGTGGGAGTCTAAAAGTTCTTTTTCCGCCAATAGCAGTTTGTCAATCAGTTCCGAAACAGGTGCTTGAGCAAATTTCTCTTTGGATGTACTTTCAATGGGCAATGTTGCTTCTGGACTAAAGTCAGGAACATTTTCCTTCACCCCAAAGAAACTAGCTTCATAAGCAGTTTGCAAGGCTAATTCTAAACCTTTGGGATCCACGTCTGTGGTGCTGGTAACACCCATTGTATTCTCCTCGTTCCAAACCCTGACTGTCACCCCAGAACGATTGGAAGCTTTTACCTGTTTGGGTTCTCCTTGGTCAACTTGTACGCTGGTGTCATCTACAGTTGAACCATAAATATCGAATTTTTCAATACCCAGTTTTTTAGCGGTTTCCTGGGCGTTTTTAGCGACTTGTTGGATATTAGACATGAGAATTCTAGTATTTAAACTTTGTTATTGGTTATCGATATGTGATCCCAAACTATCTCCCCCCCACGGTAATGGAATCTACCTTAATATGTGGCTGTCCTACTGTGGTGTAAATGCTACCACTCACAGAACCACAAAAACCAGGTGCCAATTCTAAATCCTGGGAACAAAGGGAAATTTTGTTCATGATTTCCTTAGCTTCTCCAATTAGGGTAGCGCCCTTTAAAGGTTTGGTGACTTTCCCATTTTCTATGAGATAGGCCTCATCAACGCTGAAATTAAATTGCCCAGTTGCACCTACACTACCTCCACCCATTTTCTTGCAGTAAATACCTTTGTCGATGGAAGCAAACAGATCTTCGTTGGTGTATTCTCCAGGAGCAATATAGGTATTTCTCATGCGACTGGCAGCAGCAAAGGTATAATTTTGACGGCGACCACTACCTGTTCTTGGGTGTCCAGTTCTCATAGACCCGGTTCGATCAGCTAAGAAGTTTTTGAGAACTCCTTTTTCTATGAGTAATGTTCTTTGGGCTGGCATTCCCTCATCATCCATGTCAATTGTGCCAAAAGCATTATCTGATCTCCCTTCATCCCAAGCTGTTAGACTTTCATGGGCAATTTTCTCGCCCTTTTTATCCGCAAATGGGGTGGTTTTTCTTTCTATTTGGGTGGTTTCTAGTAGGTGTCCACAAGCTTCATGAAATATTACCCCGCCAAAGTGATTGGCCATGACAATGGGGTAATTCCCTGATTCTACGTAGTCAGCATAAAGCATTTTACCAGCTGATTCGGCAATTTGGTCTGCTGACTGTTCATAATCCCAGCTTTTGAGGAAGTTAGGATCGCTGGTATTGCCTGCTCTTTCACTGATGGAGGTACGGTGAGATCCGTCAGCACATAGAAGGCTAAAACCTGCGGATTGAGTCAGGCGAATATCCCGAGCAAATGTACCATCACTGGCTGCAACTAATACTTCTTGCCAATCACGAAAATAGCTGGCACGACGAGATTGAATGTGAGTGGCTTTTTTATGCAATTGGGCTGTACCCTCTAGCAGTATTTCCCCCATTTCCCTAATTGTGGTACACAGGGGTAACCAACTGTCTTTTCCTCTTTTATTGCCATAGTCTCGGAACAATTCCAGGTAGATTTCAGGGATGAAGGCATTTGCTATGGGTAATTGTAAGCCTAGTATGGAAAGTGCCTTTTCTAAGGCTGCTTTTAAACCCGCAAAGGTGAGATTGTTGGTGCTAACGTAACAATCCGCTTTACCATGGAATACTCTCACACCCGCACCTGTGCTGAAACTAGGTGAAATACTGGTGATAATATCTTCTTCTGCTAAACAACTAATGTAATTACGACGCTCTAAAAAAAACTCCACAAAGTCCGCACCAGCAGCACGCCCCAACCCCAATAAGGTTGCTAATGGAGCTTCCCAGGTTTGGTCAAACCGCTCTGTGGTGGATGAGTAATTTAAGTTAGGGATTTGAGAGGAAATAAGTAAGGTATTTATAAGCATGTATGGCCTCGCCTACTGGCTTTGTGTGGAAAATATCCATTTACATTCTAGTTATATTCTAACAATTTTTTGAATCCATCAGCATCACCTACAAGGATGTGATGGTTCCTGTTGTAGGTGAACTGGCACTGGCATATTCTTTGATTGGCATTCTACCTGCTAGGTATGCCATTCTTCCCGCTGTGGTGGCTAGGTTCATAGCATAGGCCATCGCTGGTGCATTTTGTGCTAGGGCGATCGCACTATTAATTAATAAGGCATCAGCTCCTAACTCCATAGCTTGTGCTGCTTCTGAAGGTGAGCCAATTCCCGCATCTACCACTACTGGTATTTTACTATTTTCTATGATAATCTGGATATTGGCACTGGTTTTTAATCCTTGTCCTGAACCTATGGGAGCTGCTAAGGGCATAACTGTGGCACATCCTACTTCCTCCAAGCGCTTTGCTAACATTGGATCGGCATTGATATAGGGTAAAACCGCAAAACCTTCTTTTACCAGTTGCTCTGCTGCTTCTAAGGTACCAATGGGGTCAGGTAACAGGTATTTAGGATCGGGTATGACCTCTAATTTAACAAAGTTATTATCTTCTTGTCCTAACAATTTAGCCATTTCCCTACCTAAGCGAGCTACTCGGATGGCCTCCTGGGCGGTTTGACATCCAGCTGTATTGGGTAACATCCAAATTTTACTCCAATCTAAGGACTCTGCTAAACCTTCATGTCCAGGAGCATTAGTTTGCACCCTGCGCACAGCTACGGTAACTATTTGACAACCACTAGCATTAATGCTTGCTTGCATTTCCCCCATACTGCGATATTTTCCTGTCCCGGTCATTAATCTGGAATGGAAGACCTTGTGACCAATCTTTAATTCTGAATCTATCTGCTTAAATTCTGGAAATTTTAAGTATGAATTATTAGCTTTGCTGTCAGTAAAATTAGCGGAATGAGTGAATGGTATGTTTGGCACGGATGAATGTTCAAAGCGGGAATAATGGAAATGGTTGAGCAGAGGATCGGGTTTTTGGGACACAATCAGGTCAGCTAGTAGTTTGGCTGTCACTGGTGCTAACAAAACCCCATTGCGATAATGACCAGTGGCCATGGTCAGGTTTTGACAGTAACTTTCACCCAAAATGGGCAATTCATCGGGTGTAGCTGGACGGAAACCCCACCACATCTCTTCTAGGGAATAATCTGCTAGGGACGGGTACAACCGGGTGCACTGGTTGAGTAAATTTTGAATCCCCGCTGGTGTGTTATTGGGTGTAAACCCCACCTCTTCCACGGTAGCACCCACAAGAATAGAACCGTCTTTTCGAGGCACAATATAAACATTTTCACCATATAGCACTCTTGTTAGAGGTATTTCTTGCACAATTCCCAGCACGCGCAACCGCAACATTTGTCCTTTACAGGGGCGCACTGGTAAAGGTAACAATTGATTTGACCAAGCACCAGCAGCTAGGATGTAGTGACCAGCGTGGAATAAACCCTTGTTGGTTTGAACCCCCATAATCTGGGAATGTTGCTGTAGAATTGCCTCAACAGTAACCCCATCCTGGAACTCAATCCC is a window encoding:
- a CDS encoding TldD/PmbA family protein, whose translation is MLINTLLISSQIPNLNYSSTTERFDQTWEAPLATLLGLGRAAGADFVEFFLERRNYISCLAEEDIITSISPSFSTGAGVRVFHGKADCYVSTNNLTFAGLKAALEKALSILGLQLPIANAFIPEIYLELFRDYGNKRGKDSWLPLCTTIREMGEILLEGTAQLHKKATHIQSRRASYFRDWQEVLVAASDGTFARDIRLTQSAGFSLLCADGSHRTSISERAGNTSDPNFLKSWDYEQSADQIAESAGKMLYADYVESGNYPIVMANHFGGVIFHEACGHLLETTQIERKTTPFADKKGEKIAHESLTAWDEGRSDNAFGTIDMDDEGMPAQRTLLIEKGVLKNFLADRTGSMRTGHPRTGSGRRQNYTFAAASRMRNTYIAPGEYTNEDLFASIDKGIYCKKMGGGSVGATGQFNFSVDEAYLIENGKVTKPLKGATLIGEAKEIMNKISLCSQDLELAPGFCGSVSGSIYTTVGQPHIKVDSITVGGR
- the thiO gene encoding glycine oxidase ThiO, translating into MNTDILIIGGGVIGLACAVELKLRGENVTVLCRNFTEAAGHAAAGMLAPDAENIANEAMLTLSKRSLYLYPEWVSKLEELTGLSTGYWPCGVVAPVSQKPTNYTPGYWLDKSTIEQYQRGLGSDIIGGWWYPENGQVNNQSLIQVLRSAAESLGIEFQDGVTVEAILQQHSQIMGVQTNKGLFHAGHYILAAGAWSNQLLPLPVRPCKGQMLRLRVLGIVQEIPLTRVLYGENVYIVPRKDGSILVGATVEEVGFTPNNTPAGIQNLLNQCTRLYPSLADYSLEEMWWGFRPATPDELPILGESYCQNLTMATGHYRNGVLLAPVTAKLLADLIVSQKPDPLLNHFHYSRFEHSSVPNIPFTHSANFTDSKANNSYLKFPEFKQIDSELKIGHKVFHSRLMTGTGKYRSMGEMQASINASGCQIVTVAVRRVQTNAPGHEGLAESLDWSKIWMLPNTAGCQTAQEAIRVARLGREMAKLLGQEDNNFVKLEVIPDPKYLLPDPIGTLEAAEQLVKEGFAVLPYINADPMLAKRLEEVGCATVMPLAAPIGSGQGLKTSANIQIIIENSKIPVVVDAGIGSPSEAAQAMELGADALLINSAIALAQNAPAMAYAMNLATTAGRMAYLAGRMPIKEYASASSPTTGTITSL